TGCGTCTCCGCTTTTTATATTGTGACATCTCCTTCTCGATAATTCCACAACATTCTGTAAATTTCGAGACTCTTGAACAAATTTTGTCAAGGTATCCTAGTATTTAATCAGTAAATCTACTTACCCATGCCCAACTGCTGAGCTTTTTGATAGACTTTACCCTCAGTCAGCAGAGAAGGAGCAATCACCACTTCCACTTGCTGCATCTCCTTAATATCCTTAGCGCCTAGGGTACCCATGCTAGTTTTCAGAGCTCCGAGCAAGTTGTGCGTACCGTCATCTAACAGGGCTGGGCCCCGCAAAATTTGCTCAACAGTGCCGGTAGTCCCCACCCGAATCCGAGTCCCGCGCGGCAAAACCGGGCTAGGAGTCGCCATCCCCCAGTGAAAGCCGTGGCCTGGAGCTTCCGCAGCCCTAGCAAAGGGCGAACCAATCATCACTCCATCAGCGCCGCAAGCAATGCACTTGCAGATATCGCCGCCAGTAATTAAACCGCCGTCAGCAATCACCGACACGTATTTGCCAGTTTCGCGATAGTAGTCGTCCCGCGCCGCGGCGCAGTCTGCTACGGCTGTGGCTTGGGGAACTCCGACACCCAATACACCCCTGGACGTGCAAGCAGCCCCCGGCCCGATGCCCACGAGAATGCCTGCGGCACCAGTTTTCATTAAATTCATGGCGACTTCGTAGGTGACGCAGTTGCCCAAAATTACTGGTATCGGCATCTCTTTACAGAATTGGGTCAAATCTAAAGAGACGATCGACTCTGGGGAAAGAAAAGCAGTCGAGACTACAGTTGCTTGCACAAAAAATATATCAGCTCCCGCGGAGGCAACTGTTAAACCGTATTTGCTCGCGCCGGCTGGTGTGCCGCTAACCGCAGCAATCCCTCCTCCTGCTTTAATTTCTTTAATTCTGATCTCGATTAATTCGGGCTTGATGGGTTCGGCATATAGTTGCTGCATCAGGGAGACAAATTCGTGGTTCCCAACAGAAGCGATGCGCTCTAATATTGGCTGGGGGTCGGCATAGCGAGTTTGAATTCCTTCAAGGTTGAGCACGCCCATTGCTCCCAATTCCGACAGCAAAATGGCCATCCGCACATCGACTACTCCGTCCATGGCGCTGGCGATAATCGGAATTTCTCGATCGATCCCACCAATCTGCCACTTGGTATCTGCCAAACTCGGATCGAGGGTGCGCTGTCCGGGTACAAGCGCGATTTCATCTATGCCGTAAGCTCTGCGAGCGCTTTTGCCCCGCCCAATTTCAATATTCACGCTGTTTCACTTCCACAATGTATTTAAATTAGATTAACAAAATCGTAGCCCGGTTGCCCTTCGCGATCGCACAACGGCGTTTAGCAAAGTTCAGCACTAAGTCGGATTTTATGAAATCGAAGGGAATACTTTTCCTCAGCAACGGCCACGGGGAAGACGCCATTAACTGTCAAATTGTCAGTGCTTTGAGAGCATCTGGCGCCAAGCTCGATCTGGCGGCGATGCCCATTGTAGGTGACGGAGATGCTTACAGGCGATCGAGCCTACCAATTATCGGGCCCACCAGCCAAATGCCATCTGGGGGAGTTTTTTACATGAATCCCCTGTATTTGCTCAAAGACGTTGGGGCGGGGCTAATTGCCTTAACTTGGCAGCAACTGCGGGCTGTGCGGACGCATTCCCACAGCTACGATTTAGTAGTGGCGACTGGAGATATTGTCGCAGCCGCGATCGCCCGTGCCACAGCCCGCCCCTATATAATTTTTCTATCAGCTCATTCTAGTTATTACGAAGGGCGAGTAAATTTGGGTTTAATCTTGTGGCAGTTGCTGAGTTCGGAGAAATGTCTGGCAGTTTTTACTAGAGATGCTGTGACTGCGGCTGAGTTAAACCGACAGGGTTTAAAAAAAGCCGAGTTTGCCGGCAATCCTGTGATGGACAGCCTGAGCGCTACCGGCAAGGATTTGCAATTAATAGCATCCGGGAGGGCGATCGCGCTTCTGCCCGGTTCACGCCTCCCCGAAGCCAAGGAGAACCTCATTTTGCTGCTAAAATTGGTCAAACAAATTGCTACCAACTCTACCTTACCAGTGCAATTTCGGGCCGCCTTAGTTCCAAGTTTAATGCTGGAATTAGATGATATTGCAGCCCAAGCCGGATGGCTGCACCGAGAAGGAAAGTTAATTTATCAAGAAATCCAACAGCAGGGTAGCGAAAAAGCAGCAACTGTTGAAGTAATTTGCTATTCTGATGCTTTCGCCGACATTTTGCAGCAATCTAATTTAGTAATTGGGATGACGGGAAGCGCGATCGAACAAGCTGTAGGTTTGGGAAAACCTGTAATTACCATCCCCGGTAACGGCCCCTCATTTACCTATCGCTTTGCGGAGGCTCAAAATCGGCTGTTAGGCGATTCCGTGCAGGTAATCGGCACAAAACCCGCAAATTCGGAGATTATTCAGGAAGCTGCTAAAGCCGTCGATCGCACTTTGCAACAAAAAGATTATTTAGAAACTTGCGTTAAAAACGGGTTAGAAAGAATGGGCCCAGCAGGAGGCAGCCAGCAAATTGCCAATTACATAACAAACAATCTCTAAAAAAACAGTAGACAAAAAAAGTTCGCAATCATAACTTCAATCACAAAAAAAGGTTCGTAGTGAGGACTTTAGTCCTTCTTTTTTTGCGGACTAAAGTCCTCACTTTAGTCAAAAAAAAAGGTTCGTAGTGAGGACTTTAGTCCTTCTCGGAATGCGAAATAAACTCCTCACTTTAGTCAAAAAAAAGGTTCGTAGTGAGGACTTTAGTCCTTCTTTTTTTGCGGACTAAAGTCCTCACTACGAACCTATAGAGGGTATTTTATAACACAGGACAGGATATGAGTCCTCGGCACTTTATTGATTTTTCAACAGTTCAGAAACAGTTTTAAATTCATAACCTTTTGACTGCAAAGACTTGACAATTATCTCAGTTGCTGCTACTGTTTTTGAGCGATCGCCCCCGCCGTCGTGCATCACCACAATCGAACCCGATCGCACATTGTTAATCACCTGATTTGCGATATCGTCTACCGTGTGCGTTTTCTCATAATCTTGCGAATCAACATCCCACATCACCAGTTTTTTGTGCATTTGGGACAGCAAATAAGACAAAACCACAAATCTCCGTCCCCAAGGCGGGCGAAAACTGATACTGTCCTGCTTCACCCCATAATCCCGCAAAAGTTTGTCGGTTTTTTCAATTTCAGACAGCAAATATTCCCGGGGTTTAAACATCATATCTTTGTGAGAGTAGGAATGATTTGCCAACTCATCTCCCCTCGCCACAACCATTTGCAGGATTTCTGGATGTTGTTCAATTTTGCGTCCGATTTGAAAAAAAGTTGCTTTAACTTGATAGCGGTCTAAAATATCTAAAAGCTGATTTGTATAAGGAGGATAGGGGCCGTCGTCGTAGGTAAGCGCAATAACTTTTGTTTTCGTATCGGCGCGGTTGATACCAAAATAATTGTGAAACTTAGTAACGTTTATTAGTAGCGACGCTGCAAAAAACAATGCTATTGTGAACAGCAGAAATTTTTGTAAATTTTTACCTATTCGCATAGCTAAATGAAAGCTCGATCGAGCCGGAAAGTGGATTGCTGTTAGATTACCACAATTTGTGGCTCAATTATAGCGGTTCGAGCTCTCATAGGAGGTATTGACCGATAAATCCCTCAATCCCCCAATCCCTCCATCCCTCAATCTAAAATATAAAATCTCAACCTGTACCTTTTTGAGACTCGGCTATATAGAACCCATTTGAGATATATTCTGCGTAAATCTCAGAAACCGGGTTTCTATCGGTATTTCTCGTCATCCAACCCAAAAACTCGTAGAAACCCGGTTTCTTGCCCCGGGTGTAAATCTCAGAAACCGAGTTAATCTCGGTATTTCTCGTCACCCAACCCAAAAACTCAAAGATGTCAAATGGGTTCTATATAGCAATCGCCACAGCGGTGAGGACATAAATAACCTCATGAATAGAGCCTATATCCCATAGCAGAAACCGTTTGATTTCCTTGACGAAGCAACTCTTCGACTTCGCGAGCGCGCAAGCTGTCAACTCTTCGACTCCCCTCGACTTCGCTCGGGGCAAGTCGCTCAGCGCAAGCTGTCCACTCTTCGACTCCCCTCGACTTCGCTCGGGGCAAGTCGCTCAGCGCAAGCTGTCTACTGTCCACTGCTATACCTCGATCGCCCCTGTCAAAGCTGCAAAAAAACGCCGACAATAGTGCCGGCGCAGAGTTGTTGTTGAGGTTCAACGCTAGAATCTTGAAGAGAATGGCGATCGCCCGTGAAGAGATTTGAAGAGAAAGCCACCTCGATGGCGGCACAGGCGATCGCAAATTCCGACAATTCAATTTATCCCCTCCACCAGCAAGGTAATCTTGTCAATTCCCACCACATGAACCAGTTCCCCCGGCGCAAAAGTTATTCCTTTATCGCACTTAGCGGGCCACCAACTACATTGAAAGCGGACGCGACCGCATTTGCCCGGGCGAATTTCTTCTGCAACGATTGCTTCCTCAAAATAGTCAAAAAACATGATTGCTGCTCCTGAAAATGGTAGAATTTCAGTTGTAAAACTGAAGAGTTTATGCTGAATCCAAAAATGTAAATTATCCCTTATACCTAACTGCTTTTTGATGACACAAGCCTAAAAAATGCAATTTAATTTTAGCTCTAATTCGTCATGTCATCACTCATTGTAAGTCGAAAATAGAAAATAGTATTGTGACCATAGAGTGAGGTTTCATCAACTAATTAACAATCCCTCAATCCCTCAAGCCCCAATCCCCAATCTAAAATCTAAAATGGCATGACTCCCCACAAACCAATATTTGGCAACTAGCCTTCAACAATCAGAGTCACATTATTAATTGCAATGACTCGTACCGCCTCTCCAGCTTTAAAAGTAATATCTTGGTCAGATGTTGCAGGCCACCAACTGCTTTGAAACCGGACGCGACCGGATTCGCCCGGACGAATTTCTTCTTCTACGATCGCTTTTTCGTCTTGGGCGATCGCCTTTGGTGCTAGATGACTGTCGGCTGTTTCTGCATCGCTCACAGCCACTTTTTCCTCACCAGCCACTATCTCTTCTGCTACATCGGTGCTGGGATTGGAGACACTGCTGAGGGGTGCTTTTGCTGGATCGACATCACCGACTTGTTCCTCATCAGCGAAGGCTAAGATTCCTTCTTCATCAACAAAGCTTGCTTCTTGGACATAGTTAGTAGACATGGTGGATTGCTCCTGAAGATAGGTTGTGCTTAATTTTTGGATGCAAAAAGCTCGCGCTTCTGCCTTTTGATAAAAGGGTCAAATTTTTAATTCCACAATTGTGATGTGCAATTTAAAATCTGCCTTCTACAAACCGATACAAATCCTCGACTTAAGTCTTAGAGATTCCCAAATTTAGACTCAATTTAAAGCTCTGAGGCTGAATGAGAGAGTAAATCTCAAATCTCAAATCTCAAATCGATGATCCGACTCCCCACCAACAGAGTGTTTTCCAACTACGCTTCAACTATCAGAGTAATGTTGTCAAGTCCCACGACACGAACCACATCACCGGGTTTCAACGTTATTTGTCGATCGCACTTCGCTGGCCACCAACTGCTTTGGAACCGGACGCGACCGGACTGTTGGGGCCGAATTTCTTCTTCGACAATCGCTTTTTCCAAAGGGCTGACAGTCATAATTTTTGGCTCCTAATTGCAAGCTGACGTGAACTTTTAGATGCGAAAACCCGATCGCTCGACTCGAAGACAGGCGATCGGCAACTAAACTGCAACAATCAGAGTAATGTTGTCAATTCCGATGACGCGAACCACGTCACCCGGTTGAAAAGTGATCTCTTGCTCGGACTTAGCCGGCCACCAACTATTTTGGAAGCGCACCCGGCCGGATTCTTGAGGGCGGATTGCTTCATCAACGATCGCTTTTTCTGAATTGTCAAAAGTCATGATTGCTGGCTCCCGATTAATAAGTTTGGCTGAACTTTGAGATGCGAAAAATTGATAGCTACGGTTGTTAGCTGACCGGCACCTAGGCCGCCACAATCAGAGTAATGTTGTCAATTCCCACCACGCGAACCACGTCACCGGGTTGAAAAGTTATGTCTCGATCGCATTTTGCCGGCCACCAAGTGCTCTGAAAACGCACCCTACCGCATTCTTGAGGGCGGATTGCTTCATCGACGATCGCCTTTTCAACAGTGTTAATAGACATAGCAGCTTGCTCCTGAATGTAAACTCGACTTGATTGGTGCGGATGTCAGAAGCTTGTCGGTCAACTTCCCCTCCACACTCAACAGTCTCGCAGGCCAGCCTCGGCCGCGTCAGTCGGCAAAAGTCCTTATAAGTCGGCTGTTTGAGCGTGGCAGCGAGTCGGAAAAAGTCTGTTAGAGTTGTTTGATATAGGTAACGCTAAACCTGGTGACTCAATGGAAGCGGATCAAGCACTGGATTTTACTAACTCGTTACTTGTGGCTCGAAACCTGAAAACTCTCGACAACCTTGACAGCGCTATCTTTCGCGAAGCATGGATCGGGGTGCAAGGCAGGACGTACCAACAGGTTGCAGAAAGTGAAGGATATGGAGTAGGGACTGTTAAGGATGCTGCGTCTAATTTGTGGAAGCGGCTTTCAGCTTTGTTTGGAGAAGGCGAAAAAGTTAAAAGAGATAACCTGCAAGCGGTAATAGATCGATATTGGCGCAGCTACTCGAAACTAGAACCGCAGTCTGGGCAAATTGTTCCGGCTCGAACACCCCTAGGACTTGATTCGGATCTCGAAATCGAAAACCCCAACTTTTTGGGCAGGTTTGGGGCGATCGAGGATCTCAATACTCTCGTCGCCCAAGGCGCTAAAGTGATTGTGATCCAAAGTGCCGGCGGTATGGGCAAAACGACTTTAGCCAGACAGTACCTCAAATCTCAAGGGTTCGATCGCGTAATTGAACTGTTGATGGCAAAAGAGACAGAAAACCTCACCGCCTTACAGAGCGCGATCGAAGAATGGCTCAAGCAAGACTTCCAAGAAGAACCAGGC
Above is a genomic segment from Microcoleus sp. bin38.metabat.b11b12b14.051 containing:
- a CDS encoding polysaccharide deacetylase family protein; this encodes MRIGKNLQKFLLFTIALFFAASLLINVTKFHNYFGINRADTKTKVIALTYDDGPYPPYTNQLLDILDRYQVKATFFQIGRKIEQHPEILQMVVARGDELANHSYSHKDMMFKPREYLLSEIEKTDKLLRDYGVKQDSISFRPPWGRRFVVLSYLLSQMHKKLVMWDVDSQDYEKTHTVDDIANQVINNVRSGSIVVMHDGGGDRSKTVAATEIIVKSLQSKGYEFKTVSELLKNQ
- a CDS encoding NfeD family protein; this encodes MSTNYVQEASFVDEEGILAFADEEQVGDVDPAKAPLSSVSNPSTDVAEEIVAGEEKVAVSDAETADSHLAPKAIAQDEKAIVEEEIRPGESGRVRFQSSWWPATSDQDITFKAGEAVRVIAINNVTLIVEG
- a CDS encoding NfeD family protein, with product MFFDYFEEAIVAEEIRPGKCGRVRFQCSWWPAKCDKGITFAPGELVHVVGIDKITLLVEGIN
- a CDS encoding lipid-A-disaccharide synthase-related protein — encoded protein: MKSKGILFLSNGHGEDAINCQIVSALRASGAKLDLAAMPIVGDGDAYRRSSLPIIGPTSQMPSGGVFYMNPLYLLKDVGAGLIALTWQQLRAVRTHSHSYDLVVATGDIVAAAIARATARPYIIFLSAHSSYYEGRVNLGLILWQLLSSEKCLAVFTRDAVTAAELNRQGLKKAEFAGNPVMDSLSATGKDLQLIASGRAIALLPGSRLPEAKENLILLLKLVKQIATNSTLPVQFRAALVPSLMLELDDIAAQAGWLHREGKLIYQEIQQQGSEKAATVEVICYSDAFADILQQSNLVIGMTGSAIEQAVGLGKPVITIPGNGPSFTYRFAEAQNRLLGDSVQVIGTKPANSEIIQEAAKAVDRTLQQKDYLETCVKNGLERMGPAGGSQQIANYITNNL
- a CDS encoding NfeD family protein — protein: MTVSPLEKAIVEEEIRPQQSGRVRFQSSWWPAKCDRQITLKPGDVVRVVGLDNITLIVEA
- a CDS encoding GuaB3 family IMP dehydrogenase-related protein, with the protein product MNIEIGRGKSARRAYGIDEIALVPGQRTLDPSLADTKWQIGGIDREIPIIASAMDGVVDVRMAILLSELGAMGVLNLEGIQTRYADPQPILERIASVGNHEFVSLMQQLYAEPIKPELIEIRIKEIKAGGGIAAVSGTPAGASKYGLTVASAGADIFFVQATVVSTAFLSPESIVSLDLTQFCKEMPIPVILGNCVTYEVAMNLMKTGAAGILVGIGPGAACTSRGVLGVGVPQATAVADCAAARDDYYRETGKYVSVIADGGLITGGDICKCIACGADGVMIGSPFARAAEAPGHGFHWGMATPSPVLPRGTRIRVGTTGTVEQILRGPALLDDGTHNLLGALKTSMGTLGAKDIKEMQQVEVVIAPSLLTEGKVYQKAQQLGMGK
- a CDS encoding NfeD family protein, translating into MTFDNSEKAIVDEAIRPQESGRVRFQNSWWPAKSEQEITFQPGDVVRVIGIDNITLIVAV
- a CDS encoding NfeD family protein gives rise to the protein MSINTVEKAIVDEAIRPQECGRVRFQSTWWPAKCDRDITFQPGDVVRVVGIDNITLIVAA